A segment of the Bacteroides intestinalis DSM 17393 genome:
TCTGGCGACTGGGGCAGGATGTGCTGAAACGTTGCCTTTTTCCGCTGGGCACTTATACTAAGTTGCAAGTACGGAAGTATTTGCGCGAGAAAGGCTATCAGTTGAAGGCGGAAGAAGGGGAGAGCATGGAGGTATGTTTCATCAAGGGTGATTACCGGGACTTCCTGCGCGAACATTCTCCTGAAATAGACCGTGAAATCGGTCCCGGATGGTTTGTCAATTCCGAAGGGGTGAAGTTGGGCGAGCATAAAGGTTTTCCTTATTATACCATCGGACAGCGGAAAGGCCTGGAAATAGCTTTGGGCAAACCGGCTTATGTGTTGAAGATAAATCCGCAGAAAAATACAGTGATGCTGGGCGATGCCGAACAATTACAGACTGAATATATGCTGGCCGAACAGGATAACATCATCGATGAACAGGAATTCTTCTCGGCTCTTGACTTGACAGTACGTGTCCGTTATCGTAGCAAACCGATTCCCTGCACGGTGAAAAGGTTGGAAGACGGGCGGCTGTTTGTACATTTCTTGTCCGAAGCATCAGCTATTGCACCCGGGCAGTCAGCTGTATTCTATATTGGAAGGCGGGTAGTGGGGGGCTCGT
Coding sequences within it:
- the mnmA gene encoding tRNA 2-thiouridine(34) synthase MnmA, which produces MNRPEKRVLVGMSGGIDSTATCLMLKEQGYEIVGLTMWVWGDEPVEARQLADSMGIEHHVADEREAFRKVIVQNFIDEYCQGRTPNPCVMCNPTFKFRILTEWADKLDCAFISTGHYSHLEEKNGNIYIVAGDDDKKDQSYFLWRLGQDVLKRCLFPLGTYTKLQVRKYLREKGYQLKAEEGESMEVCFIKGDYRDFLREHSPEIDREIGPGWFVNSEGVKLGEHKGFPYYTIGQRKGLEIALGKPAYVLKINPQKNTVMLGDAEQLQTEYMLAEQDNIIDEQEFFSALDLTVRVRYRSKPIPCTVKRLEDGRLFVHFLSEASAIAPGQSAVFYIGRRVVGGSFIASQRGIGLVIAENK